A DNA window from Leptolyngbya sp. KIOST-1 contains the following coding sequences:
- a CDS encoding DUF3122 domain-containing protein: MRKAFFGLLWLGAVILDLWLGLGLFNPPSAAAAIRQLEEAPGQVVYQSRQTLKDQHGNSWQAIAFKRIRPGGTTSVALRLVGFPGLVTIDRSQPLTLTNSLGQTLTAADASGPIFTNEAAPEPNVGQYDLQPLLPELRAEIPLRLTLSTVGGDGIDLRVPSALIEEWQTVARA; the protein is encoded by the coding sequence GTGAGAAAAGCATTTTTTGGGCTGTTGTGGTTAGGGGCCGTGATTCTAGACCTCTGGCTCGGATTAGGGCTCTTCAACCCTCCCAGCGCGGCGGCGGCCATTCGCCAACTGGAGGAAGCCCCGGGGCAGGTGGTCTACCAGTCGCGGCAAACGCTGAAAGACCAGCATGGGAACAGCTGGCAGGCGATCGCCTTCAAACGCATCCGCCCCGGCGGTACCACCAGCGTTGCCCTGCGCCTGGTGGGCTTTCCCGGTCTGGTCACCATTGATCGCAGCCAACCCCTCACCCTGACCAATTCCCTGGGCCAGACCCTGACGGCGGCGGATGCCTCTGGTCCGATCTTTACCAATGAGGCGGCTCCTGAACCCAATGTTGGACAGTACGATCTCCAGCCCTTGCTGCCAGAGCTGCGAGCTGAAATTCCGTTGCGGTTGACCCTGTCGACGGTGGGCGGAGATGGGATTGATTTGAGGGTACCCTCGGCCTTGATTGAAGAGTGGCAAACCGTAGCGCGGGCTTAG